In one window of Fictibacillus phosphorivorans DNA:
- a CDS encoding DUF418 domain-containing protein has translation MKLKPVGDQGRIQSLDIMRGIAIFGILLVNMKSFSGPDSPIRALSYEYFDEPYNVWTNVLLEFFVQGNFITMFSFLFGFGIVLMAERAKSKNTKFVPVFLRRQFVLLLFGILHVLFFWYGDILIMYSVVGLFMLIFYRLNKKVLIITGFLLITVYSLFMTTLTYDYWSSGAAITYQSSQNELYEQEIAQSVQIYSSGTYLEIMKERIHEWGDLNRYFLFFIAGLLPMFLFGAYAAKKRTFRNRGLWKLWLLTLILGPGSKIFAVIFFPFKGEDWRYETAMSWGYEFGGAMMSIFYISSIVLLYRSGKCKRLFNYFQFTGRMAFTNYLTQSVIATTIFYSYGLGLYGEFGPLVGVILACVIFSIQVIFSKWWMKRYYMGPLEWVWRSLTYGRKQRFKRNEISNG, from the coding sequence ATGAAGTTGAAACCAGTAGGAGATCAAGGGCGGATTCAATCGTTAGATATTATGCGCGGCATAGCCATTTTTGGCATATTACTCGTAAATATGAAGTCGTTCTCAGGACCAGATTCACCGATTCGTGCGTTGAGTTACGAATATTTTGATGAGCCGTATAACGTCTGGACAAATGTGTTATTAGAGTTTTTTGTTCAAGGAAACTTTATAACCATGTTTTCCTTTTTATTTGGATTTGGTATCGTGTTGATGGCAGAAAGAGCCAAGTCCAAAAATACAAAGTTTGTTCCTGTTTTTCTTAGACGTCAGTTTGTTCTGCTTCTCTTTGGAATTCTTCATGTTTTGTTTTTTTGGTACGGTGACATATTGATCATGTACTCGGTAGTTGGTTTGTTCATGTTAATCTTCTATCGATTGAATAAGAAAGTGTTAATCATCACTGGTTTCCTGTTAATAACAGTTTACAGTTTATTTATGACAACATTAACGTACGATTATTGGAGTAGTGGAGCGGCGATAACCTATCAAAGTTCACAGAATGAGCTGTATGAACAAGAGATCGCTCAATCTGTTCAAATATACAGCAGTGGTACATACCTTGAAATCATGAAGGAAAGAATTCATGAATGGGGAGATCTGAACCGTTACTTTCTCTTTTTTATAGCAGGCCTTTTGCCGATGTTTCTATTCGGTGCCTATGCTGCTAAAAAAAGAACGTTCAGAAACCGTGGCTTATGGAAACTGTGGTTGTTGACATTGATTCTAGGACCCGGCAGTAAAATATTCGCTGTTATTTTCTTTCCTTTTAAAGGAGAAGATTGGCGTTATGAAACTGCGATGTCATGGGGATACGAATTTGGTGGCGCAATGATGAGCATCTTCTACATCTCTAGCATCGTTCTTCTTTATCGAAGTGGAAAATGTAAACGTTTGTTTAACTACTTTCAATTTACAGGTCGGATGGCTTTTACGAACTACTTAACTCAATCGGTCATCGCAACAACGATCTTCTATAGTTATGGGTTAGGTCTGTATGGTGAGTTTGGACCACTCGTTGGTGTGATCTTGGCGTGTGTTATTTTTTCTATTCAAGTTATTTTTTCAAAGTGGTGGATGAAAAGGTATTACATGGGACCGCTTGAGTGGGTGTGGCGCTCACTGACATATGGCCGAAAACAGCGATTTAAAAGAAACGAAATAAGCAATGGATAA
- a CDS encoding ArsR/SmtB family transcription factor produces the protein MSDQQNKYEHLDEETLFIVSQTFKALSDPTRIRILHLLGERECNVSEIAEELSLMQSTVSHQLRFLKNLRLVKFRRAGTTLFYSIDDEHVMTLLHQSIHHARHD, from the coding sequence ATGTCTGATCAACAAAACAAATATGAACACCTCGATGAGGAAACACTATTTATCGTATCTCAAACATTTAAAGCACTTTCCGATCCGACTCGAATTCGAATTCTGCATCTATTAGGTGAGAGAGAATGCAATGTTTCTGAAATTGCTGAAGAACTATCACTCATGCAATCAACGGTATCCCATCAGTTACGCTTTCTAAAAAATTTAAGACTTGTTAAATTTAGACGCGCAGGCACAACACTATTCTACTCGATAGATGACGAGCATGTGATGACCCTTCTGCATCAATCCATCCATCATGCTAGACACGACTAG
- a CDS encoding heavy metal translocating P-type ATPase encodes MKEHKITGLSCGHCALKLEEQIQQLPGGERAKVQFNSSKIVLDEQMDMDSVRSILSTENVRLESDGEPTGPNWLMIGLYVSVASFIAALVTEHMLNSTYVSIAFFAVATISSGYSTFLKGLRNLTKLKFDINTLMTVALVGAVAIGEWKEAALVAILFGINELLESYGMEKARRSMESLLKVAPKEALLLRDGKTEVISIEELAIDDVVLVKTGQKIPSDGVVVYGKSSVNEAAITGESLPVEKECGEPVFGGSINNEGLLHVKITKTYNQSALSKILALVQEAQESKTPTELFINRFANYYTPIIMIVSALVMLVPPLLFNGQWGEWFYQGLAVLIVGCPCALILSSPIAILSGITVNARNGILIKGGAYLEQLGKIDVIAFDKTGTLTLGEPHVVADQAFHPDFYKVAYAIEKSSSHPLAKAVVAKCREMETEEIEADEITTVSGQGITAVVDQKVFRLGNEKIIGKTHTSEDVKGVIDRFKEEGNTIVLVASETEILGVFAIADEIRKESHHIISMLHKKGIKETVMLTGDHPTVAEKVAKMTGVSSFFGGLLPEDKVNQVKSLKKHGKVAMIGDGINDAPALATADLGIAMGKGTDSAIETADIVLMQDHLGKLPDAVQVSRNVNRIIKWNIGLSLGLKLLALLLTIPGWLTLWIAILSDMGATILVTLISLTVLLHNRK; translated from the coding sequence ATGAAAGAGCATAAGATCACCGGATTATCGTGTGGGCATTGTGCATTAAAGCTGGAAGAACAGATTCAACAGCTTCCAGGTGGAGAGCGAGCGAAAGTACAGTTTAACTCAAGTAAGATTGTTTTAGATGAACAAATGGATATGGACAGCGTACGTTCTATTCTTTCAACGGAAAATGTCCGACTTGAATCAGATGGAGAGCCTACTGGACCAAATTGGCTCATGATCGGTTTGTATGTATCTGTTGCATCCTTTATTGCCGCGCTGGTAACAGAACATATGTTGAACTCAACGTATGTTTCCATAGCATTCTTTGCGGTTGCGACGATTTCTTCTGGGTACTCAACATTTTTAAAAGGTCTCCGAAATCTAACGAAGTTGAAATTTGATATAAATACTTTAATGACAGTTGCCTTAGTTGGGGCCGTAGCGATTGGAGAATGGAAAGAAGCTGCACTTGTTGCTATTCTTTTTGGAATTAACGAATTGCTTGAATCTTACGGAATGGAAAAAGCACGTCGTTCGATGGAATCTCTACTAAAGGTTGCACCGAAAGAAGCGCTGCTGTTAAGAGACGGGAAGACAGAAGTGATCTCGATCGAAGAACTTGCAATAGACGATGTTGTACTCGTAAAGACGGGGCAAAAGATCCCATCAGACGGCGTCGTAGTCTATGGAAAGAGTTCTGTGAACGAAGCTGCGATCACGGGTGAATCACTTCCTGTGGAAAAAGAATGTGGAGAGCCCGTGTTTGGTGGGAGCATCAATAATGAAGGTTTACTTCATGTGAAAATAACGAAGACCTATAACCAATCAGCACTTTCTAAAATTTTGGCTCTCGTACAGGAAGCACAAGAATCCAAAACGCCAACTGAGCTTTTCATTAATCGGTTTGCAAACTATTACACACCGATCATCATGATTGTTTCTGCACTTGTGATGTTAGTTCCACCACTTTTGTTCAATGGTCAGTGGGGTGAATGGTTCTACCAAGGACTTGCGGTGTTGATTGTTGGCTGTCCTTGTGCGCTTATTCTATCTTCACCGATTGCAATTCTTTCTGGAATTACCGTTAACGCAAGAAACGGAATTCTGATTAAAGGTGGAGCGTATCTTGAACAACTCGGCAAGATTGATGTTATCGCTTTTGATAAAACAGGGACACTAACACTCGGAGAACCGCATGTTGTGGCAGATCAAGCGTTTCATCCTGACTTTTACAAAGTAGCTTATGCAATCGAGAAGTCATCATCTCATCCGCTAGCAAAAGCAGTTGTCGCAAAGTGCCGCGAGATGGAAACAGAAGAGATTGAAGCCGATGAAATCACAACTGTTAGTGGTCAAGGTATTACAGCTGTAGTCGATCAGAAAGTGTTTAGGCTAGGAAACGAGAAGATCATCGGAAAAACACATACGAGTGAGGATGTAAAAGGGGTTATCGATCGCTTTAAAGAAGAAGGCAATACGATCGTTCTCGTTGCAAGTGAAACGGAAATTCTCGGTGTGTTTGCAATTGCTGATGAAATTCGAAAAGAAAGCCATCACATCATCTCTATGCTTCATAAAAAAGGGATAAAAGAAACCGTCATGCTGACTGGAGATCACCCAACGGTTGCTGAAAAAGTGGCTAAGATGACGGGAGTTTCATCATTCTTTGGCGGGTTGTTGCCGGAGGATAAAGTGAATCAAGTTAAATCACTTAAGAAGCATGGGAAAGTGGCTATGATTGGGGACGGAATCAATGACGCTCCTGCACTGGCTACGGCGGATCTCGGCATTGCAATGGGAAAAGGAACGGATAGTGCCATCGAAACAGCAGACATTGTGCTCATGCAAGATCACTTAGGGAAGCTTCCGGATGCTGTGCAAGTTTCTAGAAATGTAAATCGAATCATCAAGTGGAACATCGGATTATCTCTTGGATTGAAGCTTTTAGCACTTCTCCTAACGATTCCTGGATGGCTTACACTATGGATTGCGATTCTTTCTGACATGGGTGCTACCATACTTGTCACATTGATCAGTCTAACGGTATTGCTTCATAATAGAAAATAA
- a CDS encoding TVP38/TMEM64 family protein: MSETVIHFFKEYGEWAIIISLVLNIVIGILGVVPTVFITAANIMFFGFWNGTILSFIGEALGAIAAFLLYRKGFRQVSRDKLKGYPGVVRLLEARGQEAFLLILSLRLLPFVPSGFVTFASAIGAVSVGTFVIASSIGKLPALILEASSVYNVTEWNTEGKVILGIVAVVGISIFVTKRKK; this comes from the coding sequence ATGTCGGAAACAGTTATTCACTTTTTTAAAGAGTATGGCGAATGGGCGATTATCATCTCGCTCGTTCTAAATATCGTGATTGGTATTTTAGGAGTCGTTCCTACGGTGTTTATAACAGCTGCAAATATCATGTTCTTTGGATTCTGGAATGGAACCATTCTTTCATTTATCGGAGAGGCACTTGGAGCGATAGCTGCTTTCCTTTTATATAGAAAAGGGTTTAGACAAGTTTCTAGAGATAAGCTTAAAGGGTACCCCGGGGTGGTAAGATTGTTAGAAGCAAGAGGGCAAGAAGCATTCCTTTTAATTTTGTCCCTTCGGTTGTTACCCTTTGTGCCCTCAGGATTTGTTACGTTTGCTAGTGCGATCGGGGCTGTCTCAGTAGGAACTTTTGTTATAGCGAGCTCTATCGGAAAGTTACCAGCATTAATCTTAGAGGCTTCTTCTGTTTATAACGTAACGGAATGGAATACAGAAGGAAAGGTCATCTTAGGGATTGTTGCGGTAGTAGGAATCTCTATTTTTGTAACAAAGCGAAAAAAATAA
- a CDS encoding metal-sensing transcriptional repressor, whose amino-acid sequence MEQKTHRCESDKQDLNNRLKKIEGQVRGLQKMIEDDRYCIDVLVQISAVTAGLKRVGFQLMESHTQHCVADAIKSGDGEDSIEELMRVIKQFSKS is encoded by the coding sequence ATGGAACAAAAAACACATCGCTGTGAGAGTGATAAACAAGATTTAAACAACCGATTAAAAAAGATCGAGGGTCAAGTACGCGGCCTTCAAAAAATGATTGAAGATGATCGTTATTGCATAGATGTTCTTGTTCAGATTTCAGCGGTAACAGCAGGTTTAAAAAGAGTAGGTTTTCAATTGATGGAAAGCCACACTCAGCATTGTGTTGCTGATGCGATTAAATCAGGTGATGGGGAAGACTCTATAGAAGAGTTGATGCGAGTCATTAAGCAGTTCTCTAAATCTTAA
- a CDS encoding heavy metal translocating P-type ATPase, which translates to MSQKKVNLGITGMTCSACATRIEKVLNKIEHVNVNVNLAMEKASVTFDPETISLQEIEQRIEKLGYGVAKEKVDLDISGMTCAACSTRIEKSLNRMEGISSATVNLTGETGSIEYNPSIVSVDDVLNKIQKLGYHASTQQDRETKKTKKEEEITAKKRKLVLSIVLSLPLLYTMLAHMPWDVGLPMPSLFMNPWFQLLLASVVQFYIGGPFYVGAYRALRNKSANMDVLVAVGTSAAFFYSVFETIKTISNPEYMPQLYFETSAVLITLILVGKYFETLAKGRTTEAISKLLNLQAKEATVIRAGQEEKISIDEVKVGDTLLIKPGEKIPVDGTVLSGNSSIDESMITGEAIPVEKAEGDFVIGATLNKNGTLRMKAEKVGRETALAGIIKIVEDAQGSKAPIQRMADYISGIFVPIVVGIALLAFIAWYFLVDPGNLPQALEVSIAILVIACPCALGLATPTSIMVGTGKGAEQGILFKGGEYLEGAQRIDAVLLDKTGTVTKGKPEVTDLTELKDGFLPHVISAEKSSEHPLAEAIVEYGKKQNIPSIETESFHAIPGHGIEAVVNGKTVLVGTRKLMKEKAVEYQEHESLLEAYENEGKTAMLGSVDGELILIVAVADTVKETSKNAINSLTDQGIDVYMITGDNKRTALAIAHEVGIKEVFAEVLPEDKARIVKELQDKGKTVAMVGDGINDAPALATANIGMAIGTGTDVAIEAADVTLVGGNLNHIPKAIELSRKTMRNIRQNLFWALFYNTAGIPIAAFGLLEPWVAGAAMAFSSVSVVTNALRLKRINL; encoded by the coding sequence ATGAGCCAAAAGAAAGTGAACCTTGGAATCACGGGCATGACATGCTCCGCTTGTGCAACACGCATTGAAAAAGTGTTGAACAAAATCGAACATGTCAATGTTAACGTCAACTTAGCCATGGAAAAAGCTTCTGTAACGTTTGATCCTGAGACGATCAGCCTTCAAGAGATCGAACAAAGAATCGAAAAGCTAGGATACGGAGTCGCAAAAGAAAAGGTAGATCTTGATATTTCAGGTATGACATGTGCAGCATGTTCTACACGCATCGAAAAAAGTTTAAACCGTATGGAAGGAATATCTAGTGCTACCGTTAACTTAACGGGCGAAACGGGGTCCATAGAATATAATCCGTCTATTGTTTCTGTAGACGATGTTTTAAACAAGATACAAAAACTCGGGTATCATGCGTCTACTCAACAAGATCGTGAAACGAAAAAGACGAAGAAGGAAGAAGAGATTACTGCTAAGAAGAGAAAGTTAGTTCTTTCTATCGTCCTGTCTCTTCCACTGTTATATACCATGCTTGCTCATATGCCTTGGGATGTTGGTTTGCCGATGCCATCATTGTTCATGAACCCTTGGTTTCAACTTCTTCTCGCTTCAGTTGTTCAATTTTATATTGGAGGTCCGTTTTATGTAGGGGCATATCGAGCTCTTCGAAATAAGAGTGCGAACATGGATGTTCTTGTTGCCGTCGGAACCTCTGCTGCCTTTTTTTACAGCGTGTTTGAAACCATAAAAACGATCAGCAATCCAGAATATATGCCACAACTATATTTTGAGACGAGTGCTGTACTCATTACACTGATCTTAGTAGGAAAATATTTTGAGACGCTTGCAAAGGGTAGAACAACAGAAGCCATCTCTAAACTATTGAATCTGCAGGCAAAAGAAGCAACTGTCATTCGAGCTGGACAGGAAGAGAAGATTTCAATCGATGAAGTGAAGGTGGGAGATACCCTTCTTATTAAACCGGGTGAAAAAATACCGGTCGATGGTACCGTACTTTCAGGAAATTCGTCTATCGATGAAAGTATGATTACAGGCGAAGCGATTCCTGTTGAAAAAGCAGAAGGTGATTTCGTTATTGGAGCTACACTCAACAAGAACGGAACCCTTCGGATGAAAGCTGAAAAAGTAGGAAGAGAAACGGCTCTTGCAGGAATCATAAAGATTGTAGAAGACGCTCAAGGATCAAAAGCACCTATACAACGTATGGCTGATTATATCTCTGGGATTTTCGTGCCGATTGTAGTAGGGATTGCACTACTTGCCTTTATAGCTTGGTATTTCCTTGTTGATCCAGGAAACCTGCCTCAAGCTCTGGAAGTCAGCATTGCTATTTTAGTGATCGCCTGCCCATGCGCACTGGGTCTTGCAACACCGACATCCATCATGGTTGGAACGGGCAAAGGAGCAGAGCAGGGAATCTTGTTCAAAGGTGGAGAGTATCTAGAAGGTGCTCAAAGAATTGATGCGGTACTACTTGATAAAACAGGAACGGTTACAAAAGGAAAACCAGAAGTGACAGATCTCACAGAGTTAAAAGATGGATTCCTACCTCATGTGATTTCTGCAGAAAAAAGCTCTGAACACCCTTTAGCGGAAGCCATTGTTGAATACGGTAAAAAGCAGAATATACCATCCATTGAAACGGAGTCTTTTCATGCTATTCCGGGTCACGGTATTGAAGCCGTCGTGAATGGAAAAACCGTACTCGTAGGCACGAGAAAGCTTATGAAAGAAAAAGCTGTGGAATATCAAGAGCACGAATCACTGCTTGAAGCATATGAGAACGAAGGGAAAACAGCCATGCTTGGATCGGTAGATGGAGAGCTCATTCTAATTGTAGCTGTAGCTGATACGGTAAAAGAAACATCAAAAAATGCGATTAATTCGTTAACTGATCAGGGTATTGATGTGTATATGATCACAGGTGATAACAAAAGAACAGCACTTGCAATCGCACACGAAGTAGGTATTAAAGAGGTATTTGCTGAAGTATTGCCGGAAGATAAAGCGCGTATCGTGAAAGAACTTCAAGATAAGGGAAAGACAGTGGCGATGGTAGGTGATGGGATCAATGATGCTCCAGCACTTGCGACTGCTAATATCGGTATGGCGATCGGAACAGGAACAGATGTAGCGATTGAAGCCGCAGATGTTACACTTGTTGGTGGGAATCTCAATCATATTCCAAAAGCGATAGAGTTAAGCAGAAAGACGATGCGGAACATTAGGCAAAACTTATTTTGGGCATTGTTTTACAATACAGCAGGTATTCCGATTGCAGCATTTGGTCTCCTTGAACCTTGGGTTGCCGGAGCGGCTATGGCTTTTAGCTCTGTATCTGTTGTAACGAACGCATTGCGTTTAAAACGAATCAACTTATAA
- the copZ gene encoding copper chaperone CopZ: METKTLNVEGMTCGHCKAAVTNALNELDGVKNVVVHLETGKVEVEVDASKVTDAKMREAIEEQGYDVK; the protein is encoded by the coding sequence ATGGAAACAAAAACACTAAATGTAGAAGGTATGACGTGTGGACATTGTAAAGCAGCAGTAACGAATGCACTGAATGAACTAGATGGAGTGAAAAACGTTGTGGTTCACTTAGAAACAGGAAAAGTCGAAGTTGAAGTAGATGCCTCAAAAGTTACAGATGCCAAAATGCGTGAAGCGATTGAAGAGCAAGGATATGACGTGAAGTAA